CTTCGAGCCATCCGGCCGCACGAACTCGTACCAGCCCTGCATCCAGCCGTGCGTCCCCCGGAGCACGCAGAAGCTTTCGTATTCGTGGACCTGGCCGGGTTCGATCACCGGCTGCTCGCCCACCACACCCTCGCCCTCCACCTCCGTATCGTCCAGCAGTGCATCATCGTGGATGTCCCAGTGCCGCCACATCAGCTGCGCCGTCTGGTCACCGACGTTCTCGATCCGAAT
The genomic region above belongs to Longimicrobiales bacterium and contains:
- the apaG gene encoding Co2+/Mg2+ efflux protein ApaG, which produces GGLRYGCPANHHSEQSVMFYRITNGVRITVRPRYAEDHSDPAEPRHVFVYRIRIENVGDQTAQLMWRHWDIHDDALLDDTEVEGEGVVGEQPVIEPGQVHEYESFCVLRGTHGWMQGWYEFVRPDGSKFRAEVPRFELLAGAAGHGSGPPLN